From Aquificota bacterium, one genomic window encodes:
- a CDS encoding AP2 domain-containing protein, translating into MFKEKALLAETFVEEKDGQWSVFIEVLFKDSSVRYEVGRYFTKEKAQMAANYIKRCANRDIPYPNDGLGGCC; encoded by the coding sequence ATGTTTAAGGAAAAAGCACTTCTTGCGGAAACCTTTGTAGAAGAAAAAGATGGACAATGGAGCGTTTTTATAGAGGTCCTTTTTAAAGATTCTTCTGTAAGGTACGAAGTGGGAAGGTACTTCACTAAGGAAAAGGCTCAGATGGCAGCAAACTACATAAAAAGGTGTGCAAACAGAGATATTCCCTACCCTAACGATGGCTTGGGAGGATGTTGTTGA
- a CDS encoding hydrogenase maturation protease, giving the protein MRKIVIVGCGNPIRGDDGVGPRLIRYLWERGLPPHVKLVDGGTSGIDVAFHMESADEVVIVDACYTGEKPGTVFRVPAEEVEELPSQEEANLHSIKWYHAIALAKHLLNGNYPKRISVYLIEGKNFGIGEALSEEVENAMKELAEYIMKEHNIEGGGVFEVELREDGYLLVPAIVAETYFSSCMSVIVVPKGMQFTIFPLPTDMQGGLLFKRINKNGDRAVLVWELLPPGIPFGKKKAVWNSEENGLVVSLL; this is encoded by the coding sequence ATGAGGAAAATAGTTATAGTGGGCTGTGGAAATCCTATACGCGGTGATGACGGGGTGGGTCCGCGCCTTATAAGATACCTTTGGGAGCGCGGGCTTCCCCCGCATGTAAAACTCGTAGATGGTGGAACATCTGGCATAGATGTAGCTTTTCACATGGAAAGTGCTGATGAGGTGGTGATAGTAGACGCTTGCTATACGGGAGAAAAACCCGGCACAGTTTTTAGGGTGCCTGCTGAAGAAGTGGAAGAACTGCCTTCTCAAGAAGAAGCTAACCTACATTCAATAAAATGGTATCACGCAATAGCTTTAGCTAAGCACCTCTTGAACGGAAACTATCCAAAGAGAATAAGTGTGTACCTCATTGAAGGTAAGAACTTTGGAATAGGAGAGGCTTTGTCTGAGGAGGTAGAAAACGCCATGAAAGAGCTTGCAGAGTACATAATGAAAGAACACAACATAGAGGGAGGTGGTGTTTTTGAGGTAGAACTCAGAGAAGATGGGTATCTTTTGGTTCCTGCGATTGTAGCAGAAACTTATTTTAGTAGTTGCATGAGCGTTATAGTGGTCCCAAAAGGTATGCAATTTACCATATTTCCTCTACCTACAGATATGCAAGGTGGCTTGCTTTTCAAGAGGATAAATAAAAACGGTGATAGAGCTGTCCTTGTGTGGGAGCTACTTCCTCCCGGCATACCTTTTGGTAAGAAAAAGGCAGTGTGGAATAGTGAAGAGAACGGACTAGTGGTGTCCCTTCTCTGA
- a CDS encoding nickel-dependent hydrogenase large subunit, whose product MATKQHLVIDPLARLEGDVRADVFVEDGHVVDVQVEAVMFRGFEIILRGKDPLAGLIVTPRVCGICGGSHLYKACQAIDTAWRTEVPPNAWHIRNIAQACETLQSVPRWYYAIFAIDFVNKNYAKSKLYDEVVKRWAPFVGTSYKIGLEISALPVKVYAMFGGQWPHSSFMVPGGVMCAPQLDHITRAYALLERYRTEWLEKVWLGCSVDRWLENKTWDDVLKWLDESESHRNSDCGLFIRFCLENGLDKYGAGVNAFLACGSYIDPEFYPVSTIEGRNQALQSPSGVVYNGKYYVFDQMNVREDITHSYFEGSSLLHPWEGETVPLDPEVAKKQGKYSWAKSPRYLIDGKPVPLEAGPLARQVVAGYEEAKSACPAAGRIEHGIDPLFKNIVSKIGPSVMVRVLARMHEAVKYYKWVKEWLAKVDFKDDRFYKKPKELPEGKGYGGTEAARGALQDWIVIENGKIKNYQIVTPTAWNIGPRDSKGQMGPIEKAIVGAPIKNPEDPIEVAHVARSFDSCLVCTVHVYDRKRGKELARYKLGTFK is encoded by the coding sequence ATGGCTACTAAGCAACACTTAGTTATAGACCCTCTGGCAAGGCTGGAGGGCGATGTTAGGGCTGATGTGTTCGTAGAGGACGGGCATGTTGTAGATGTTCAAGTAGAGGCGGTCATGTTCAGGGGCTTTGAGATCATCCTTAGAGGAAAGGATCCTCTCGCAGGGCTTATAGTCACACCCAGAGTTTGCGGTATATGTGGAGGAAGCCACCTCTATAAAGCCTGTCAGGCTATAGACACCGCTTGGAGGACGGAAGTTCCACCCAATGCCTGGCATATAAGGAATATAGCGCAAGCGTGTGAGACACTTCAGTCCGTTCCAAGATGGTACTACGCCATATTCGCTATAGATTTTGTAAATAAAAACTACGCCAAGAGCAAGCTTTACGATGAAGTAGTTAAGCGTTGGGCACCCTTTGTAGGAACTTCTTATAAGATAGGCCTTGAGATATCCGCCCTACCTGTAAAGGTATACGCCATGTTTGGTGGTCAGTGGCCGCACTCCAGCTTTATGGTTCCCGGAGGTGTCATGTGTGCTCCTCAGCTTGACCATATAACGAGGGCTTATGCACTCCTTGAGCGTTATAGAACCGAATGGCTTGAGAAAGTATGGCTCGGTTGCTCCGTAGACAGGTGGCTCGAAAATAAGACCTGGGACGATGTTCTAAAGTGGCTCGACGAGAGTGAAAGTCACAGAAACTCTGACTGTGGTCTTTTCATAAGGTTCTGCCTTGAAAACGGGCTTGACAAGTATGGAGCTGGAGTGAATGCCTTTTTAGCCTGCGGCAGTTACATAGATCCGGAATTCTATCCAGTATCCACCATAGAAGGCAGGAATCAAGCGTTGCAATCTCCTTCCGGTGTAGTATACAACGGTAAGTATTACGTCTTTGACCAAATGAATGTGAGAGAAGACATTACACATTCTTACTTTGAAGGTTCTTCCTTGCTTCATCCATGGGAAGGTGAGACAGTGCCTCTTGATCCGGAGGTAGCTAAAAAACAAGGTAAGTATTCATGGGCAAAATCACCAAGGTACCTAATAGATGGTAAGCCTGTTCCTCTGGAAGCGGGACCTTTGGCAAGACAGGTAGTTGCAGGATACGAAGAAGCAAAATCAGCATGTCCAGCGGCAGGACGCATAGAACACGGCATAGATCCACTATTTAAAAACATAGTCAGCAAGATAGGACCGAGCGTTATGGTAAGAGTCCTGGCAAGGATGCACGAAGCTGTAAAGTACTACAAATGGGTAAAAGAATGGCTTGCTAAGGTGGACTTCAAAGATGATAGGTTTTATAAAAAGCCTAAAGAACTACCTGAAGGCAAAGGATACGGAGGTACTGAGGCAGCAAGAGGAGCTTTGCAGGACTGGATAGTGATAGAGAACGGTAAAATAAAGAACTATCAGATAGTAACTCCTACCGCGTGGAACATAGGACCCAGAGATTCCAAGGGACAGATGGGTCCAATAGAGAAGGCTATAGTAGGCGCTCCAATAAAGAACCCAGAAGACCCCATAGAGGTGGCTCATGTGGCGAGAAGCTTTGACTCATGTCTTGTCTGCACTGTTCATGTTTATGACAGAAAGCGCGGTAAAGAGCTGGCAAGGTACAAACTCGGTACCTTCAAATGA
- a CDS encoding hydrogenase, producing MATVLWLHGGACNGNTMSFLNAEYPSVCDLVTDFGIEILWHPSAGLEMGNQVQALLKDILAEKIPLDIFVFEGTVVLGPNGTGRYNMFAGRPMKDWVYELAHVAKYVVAVGNCACHGNIPAVPPNPTESTGLQFHKTKKGGFLGEHFVSRGGLPVINIPGCPAHYDWITQVLVALAVGRAKDIQLDEYQRPLTFFKTFSQTGCTRVQFHEWKISAEEFGQGTRKGCLFYELGCRGPLTHAPCNRILWNGVSSKQRSGHPCIGCTEFAFPWFDLAPGTIFKTQKVAGVMPKESVYEVDKFTYMLHAVTARIAAPKWATEDIFVV from the coding sequence ATGGCTACAGTTCTATGGCTACACGGTGGTGCTTGCAACGGCAACACCATGTCCTTTTTAAATGCGGAGTACCCTTCTGTCTGCGACCTGGTTACTGACTTTGGCATAGAGATACTCTGGCACCCGTCTGCGGGGCTTGAGATGGGAAATCAGGTTCAGGCACTTTTAAAGGATATACTCGCGGAAAAGATCCCCCTTGACATCTTCGTCTTTGAAGGTACGGTAGTTCTGGGACCTAATGGGACTGGCAGGTACAACATGTTTGCTGGAAGACCCATGAAGGACTGGGTATATGAGCTTGCTCATGTGGCAAAGTATGTGGTAGCTGTAGGAAACTGTGCTTGTCATGGAAACATACCTGCTGTACCCCCGAATCCCACAGAATCCACTGGGCTTCAGTTTCACAAGACAAAGAAGGGGGGCTTTCTGGGTGAACACTTTGTGTCAAGGGGTGGACTGCCAGTTATAAACATACCCGGCTGTCCTGCTCACTATGACTGGATAACGCAAGTGCTAGTTGCTTTAGCTGTAGGAAGAGCTAAGGACATACAGTTAGACGAATACCAAAGACCCCTTACCTTCTTTAAAACCTTCTCTCAAACAGGTTGTACGAGGGTTCAGTTCCACGAGTGGAAAATATCAGCAGAGGAGTTTGGACAAGGCACAAGGAAGGGGTGTCTCTTTTACGAGCTTGGGTGCAGGGGACCGTTAACGCATGCACCTTGCAACAGGATACTCTGGAACGGCGTTAGCTCAAAGCAAAGGTCAGGACATCCTTGCATAGGTTGTACTGAGTTTGCCTTCCCATGGTTTGACCTCGCTCCGGGCACTATATTCAAGACGCAGAAAGTTGCTGGAGTTATGCCCAAAGAATCCGTTTACGAGGTGGACAAGTTCACATACATGCTTCACGCAGTAACTGCAAGAATAGCAGCACCCAAGTGGGCAACCGAAGACATTTTTGTGGTTTGA
- a CDS encoding DUF1641 domain-containing protein has translation MSHHEPILLEGLTVGEAKEQLSQLIDKLETVNFLLSSLEELMQRTPFILESISSEVIRFREKFRESEDGIKGVFELVYSLMELLEKENIASLLNGVLEAYKEVKQHDYRTSITGIVRAMTDPDVQRALAFVLLALKKMGTSMR, from the coding sequence ATGAGCCATCACGAACCTATCCTTTTGGAAGGTTTAACGGTAGGTGAGGCAAAGGAACAGCTCAGCCAGCTTATAGACAAACTTGAGACAGTCAATTTTCTACTTTCCTCCCTTGAGGAGCTTATGCAGAGGACGCCATTCATTCTTGAATCCATAAGCTCTGAAGTTATACGCTTCAGAGAAAAGTTCAGGGAGTCAGAAGATGGTATAAAAGGCGTATTTGAGCTTGTTTATAGCCTTATGGAACTTTTGGAAAAAGAGAATATTGCCTCTCTGCTAAATGGTGTGCTTGAAGCTTACAAAGAGGTAAAACAGCACGATTACAGAACGAGCATCACAGGCATAGTCAGGGCTATGACAGACCCAGATGTACAAAGAGCTTTAGCTTTTGTACTTCTTGCTCTCAAAAAGATGGGAACTTCCATGAGGTGA
- a CDS encoding DUF1641 domain-containing protein: protein MNNGYVFLRRPEDELVEAYFKKDENIRHLTTFLNSMDALAYFAEILHAYVETREDLRVYIHETNREEREKSVKAGAEKLDFLVKELIGTLELGNLADFARANYEAYEETKKNPKRVGLFGIYRELRDPDVQLALGFVFTLLKRVAYLFKVKE from the coding sequence ATGAACAACGGTTATGTCTTTTTAAGAAGACCTGAAGACGAGCTTGTAGAAGCCTACTTTAAAAAAGACGAAAACATAAGGCATCTTACCACTTTCCTAAACAGCATGGATGCTCTTGCTTACTTTGCGGAGATACTTCATGCGTATGTGGAGACAAGAGAAGACCTGAGAGTATACATACATGAAACTAATAGGGAAGAGAGAGAAAAGTCTGTAAAGGCTGGGGCGGAGAAGTTAGACTTTTTAGTTAAGGAACTTATAGGAACCCTTGAGCTTGGTAATCTTGCAGACTTTGCAAGGGCTAACTATGAAGCTTACGAAGAGACAAAGAAAAACCCAAAGAGAGTTGGGCTATTTGGCATTTACAGGGAACTGAGGGATCCAGATGTACAGCTCGCTTTGGGTTTTGTATTTACACTTTTAAAACGTGTTGCTTACCTTTTCAAGGTCAAAGAATAA
- a CDS encoding respiratory chain complex I subunit 1 family protein encodes MEYFQFLIIIIFAPLVNGIIKKFKANMQGRQGPGIFQPYYDLIRLFKKELVISNISSWIFRVTPYIVFSSTLVATMMVPVITDKVLFGNMADIIALIYILALGRFFMALAGLDAGTAFGGEGSSREMTVAILVEPAMMLSLFTAAISAGSTNLSNIVNSSVSLYTPSHILALSAFIVAIIAETGRIPVDNPDTHLELTMIHEGMLLEYSGRYLALMEWAHYIKQMLLFTIAIDIFFPVGIANSTDIASLATSTAIYLLKIVFIAFMMAFIESTRAKMRFFQLPSLLGGAFVLALLSLLSYVMMGK; translated from the coding sequence ATGGAATATTTTCAGTTTTTGATAATTATAATTTTTGCGCCACTTGTTAATGGAATCATCAAAAAGTTCAAGGCAAACATGCAAGGAAGGCAGGGGCCTGGTATTTTTCAACCTTACTACGACCTTATAAGGCTTTTTAAAAAGGAATTGGTTATTTCCAATATTTCATCTTGGATCTTTAGAGTAACGCCCTACATTGTTTTCTCCTCAACCCTTGTGGCAACCATGATGGTGCCAGTTATTACAGACAAGGTCCTTTTTGGTAATATGGCCGATATTATCGCCCTTATCTATATACTTGCCCTTGGAAGGTTTTTTATGGCTCTTGCGGGGCTTGATGCTGGTACAGCCTTTGGCGGTGAAGGTAGCAGTAGGGAGATGACGGTGGCTATCCTTGTTGAACCAGCTATGATGCTTAGCCTTTTTACTGCCGCCATATCCGCTGGCTCTACAAACCTATCAAACATAGTAAATTCAAGTGTTTCCCTTTACACGCCATCTCACATCCTTGCCCTTTCCGCCTTTATAGTTGCAATAATCGCAGAAACAGGCAGGATTCCCGTAGATAATCCAGACACACACCTTGAACTAACCATGATCCATGAGGGTATGCTTCTTGAGTATTCTGGAAGATACTTAGCCCTTATGGAATGGGCGCATTACATAAAACAGATGCTACTGTTTACCATTGCCATTGATATATTCTTCCCAGTGGGGATTGCAAACTCCACAGACATTGCCAGCCTTGCAACTTCTACAGCAATATACCTTTTAAAGATAGTTTTTATAGCCTTTATGATGGCTTTTATTGAGTCTACAAGGGCAAAGATGAGGTTTTTCCAGCTACCATCCCTTTTGGGCGGTGCCTTTGTTCTTGCTTTGCTTTCCCTTTTGAGCTATGTGATGATGGGTAAATGA
- the atpC gene encoding ATP synthase F1 subunit epsilon codes for MIKVEVVTPKGLHFSKEVNSVNIPTAEGEIGVLEKHMYLMTMLKPGLVYFDGKMENGIAVTYGFVDVTPEKVIILAEEAYNIGEIDAGKEKELFDQAVKRLATAQTMEEIEELEKAKERARTLLELVERFGRV; via the coding sequence ATGATTAAGGTAGAGGTAGTTACGCCCAAGGGCTTGCATTTTTCCAAGGAGGTCAACTCCGTAAACATACCTACCGCAGAGGGTGAGATAGGAGTCTTGGAAAAGCACATGTATCTTATGACCATGCTAAAGCCAGGGCTTGTTTATTTTGATGGCAAGATGGAAAACGGTATTGCGGTAACTTATGGTTTTGTGGATGTTACACCAGAAAAGGTTATAATCCTTGCAGAAGAAGCCTATAACATAGGGGAGATAGACGCAGGTAAGGAAAAAGAACTCTTTGACCAAGCCGTAAAAAGGCTTGCAACCGCACAAACCATGGAAGAGATAGAAGAGCTGGAAAAGGCAAAAGAAAGGGCAAGGACCTTATTAGAATTAGTTGAGAGGTTTGGAAGGGTATAG
- a CDS encoding methyltransferase, translated as MRGLEGYREFEFFRGKVRFKQPRAHRLSIVEILFVANLKGIKKSSKVVDLGAGFGALSILTALRYQCQVWAIERDPIMLELLRYNVKVNNLEDRIHILDLDLRYIKEDLSPHIFDVAIANPPFYKGQAKDNIYHHESDTSLEDFIKSGSFLLKDGRGFNILIASNRLVEALMHIKKYNMNAASLRIFYPKHDKNGKITHIYALKNLNPALIIEKPLIINEKGGEYTQEVKNILESFL; from the coding sequence TTGAGAGGTTTGGAAGGGTATAGGGAGTTTGAATTCTTTAGAGGTAAGGTAAGGTTTAAACAGCCGAGAGCTCACAGGCTTTCCATAGTAGAAATCCTTTTTGTGGCAAATCTAAAGGGCATTAAAAAAAGCTCTAAGGTGGTTGATCTGGGTGCAGGCTTTGGTGCCCTATCCATACTTACAGCCCTAAGATACCAATGCCAGGTATGGGCTATAGAAAGGGATCCAATTATGCTGGAGCTATTAAGATACAATGTAAAGGTAAATAACTTAGAAGATAGAATACACATTTTGGACCTTGATTTAAGATACATAAAGGAAGATTTAAGTCCCCACATCTTTGATGTTGCAATAGCAAATCCACCTTTTTACAAAGGACAAGCAAAAGATAATATTTATCATCATGAAAGTGATACTAGCCTTGAAGATTTTATAAAATCAGGAAGCTTTTTGTTAAAAGATGGTAGAGGTTTTAATATATTGATCGCTTCAAATAGATTGGTAGAAGCACTAATGCATATCAAAAAATATAATATGAATGCGGCTTCTCTAAGAATTTTTTATCCAAAACATGATAAAAACGGGAAAATAACGCATATATACGCTTTAAAAAATCTAAACCCCGCTTTAATAATTGAAAAACCTCTTATAATCAATGAAAAAGGTGGAGAATATACTCAAGAAGTTAAAAACATACTTGAGAGTTTTTTATGA
- a CDS encoding DUF507 family protein, whose product MRLPEKLVERIADRIIKELYEKERIIEPEDPYTFRKRIIAIFKEAEEEEKLLDEKTKEILKEKLDLLEEASLDYRTAYKTVRSKLAEEMNIHTSRRERMNQIAHRIRDMIMEDPQVEIYEEPIIIRNKIREILMEAVREEEEIDKEVRERIRSYSRRIVEGTPEWNHLYKRIYEDALKRRGLL is encoded by the coding sequence ATGAGGCTACCAGAAAAGCTTGTAGAAAGGATAGCGGACAGAATTATAAAAGAACTCTACGAAAAAGAAAGAATTATAGAGCCAGAGGACCCATACACTTTTAGGAAAAGGATAATAGCCATATTTAAAGAAGCAGAGGAGGAGGAAAAACTACTTGATGAAAAAACAAAAGAAATACTAAAAGAAAAGCTTGATCTCTTAGAAGAGGCAAGCCTTGACTACAGGACAGCATATAAGACAGTAAGAAGTAAATTGGCCGAGGAAATGAATATACACACCAGTAGGCGGGAAAGGATGAACCAAATAGCCCATAGAATAAGGGACATGATAATGGAAGATCCACAGGTGGAGATATACGAAGAGCCTATAATAATAAGGAATAAGATAAGGGAGATTCTTATGGAGGCGGTAAGAGAGGAGGAAGAGATAGACAAGGAAGTAAGAGAAAGGATAAGGTCCTACTCAAGGAGGATAGTGGAAGGCACGCCAGAGTGGAATCACCTTTATAAGAGAATATATGAAGATGCACTAAAAAGGAGAGGGCTACTTTAG
- a CDS encoding M23 family metallopeptidase, with the protein MKKYMLALILVGALCKPVVDVSPLGIGGPTKGIPQELEQTDSEILDVDTVNKIVAVEMSAEEAMKELINVKIVETVKPDLWPVVGVITSDYGWRVMGRRREFHTGIDISTPYGTPVVASADGRVIYAGWIRGYGKTVIIYHGYGFATLYAHLSDIKVNYSDRVVKGQIIGNVGTTGRAFGPHLHYEVLKYGIRQNPIAYLP; encoded by the coding sequence ATGAAGAAGTATATGCTTGCCCTTATCCTTGTGGGAGCTCTTTGTAAGCCCGTGGTGGATGTATCTCCCTTGGGTATAGGCGGGCCTACAAAGGGCATTCCCCAAGAGTTAGAACAAACGGACAGCGAAATACTTGATGTGGATACGGTAAATAAGATAGTTGCAGTTGAAATGTCGGCAGAAGAGGCTATGAAAGAGCTTATAAACGTAAAAATAGTGGAAACAGTTAAACCAGACCTATGGCCTGTGGTAGGTGTTATAACCTCCGATTATGGTTGGAGGGTTATGGGCAGGAGAAGGGAATTCCATACAGGCATAGATATATCCACACCCTATGGTACGCCCGTTGTGGCTTCCGCAGATGGTAGAGTTATATACGCAGGTTGGATAAGGGGCTATGGGAAAACGGTGATTATATATCATGGCTATGGCTTTGCCACTTTGTACGCACACCTTTCCGATATAAAGGTAAATTATTCAGACAGGGTGGTTAAGGGACAGATAATAGGCAATGTGGGAACCACTGGAAGAGCCTTTGGCCCACACCTTCACTATGAGGTGCTAAAGTACGGCATAAGACAAAACCCCATAGCTTATCTCCCCTAA
- a CDS encoding VTT domain-containing protein, with the protein MLEQFFPGLKAWAETFVQDHGYTALFILSFTESIIQPIPPYPFIVSAPLFGLSPYMAGWVSLVGNLAGAIVAYYLAKLLGEVFVKRIFGERLYMKGEALFHRYGFWAVLIGEPYKLVCWLAGLFHMPLLTFIVASLVARAIRIGVFVFFGDLLKGFLN; encoded by the coding sequence ATGCTTGAACAGTTCTTCCCTGGCCTAAAGGCATGGGCAGAGACTTTTGTGCAAGACCATGGCTATACAGCCCTTTTTATCCTTTCCTTTACAGAATCTATAATCCAGCCCATACCTCCCTATCCTTTTATTGTAAGCGCTCCACTCTTTGGCCTTAGCCCATATATGGCTGGCTGGGTGTCCCTTGTGGGAAATTTGGCTGGTGCCATTGTAGCTTATTACCTTGCAAAGTTGTTAGGAGAGGTTTTTGTCAAAAGAATTTTTGGAGAAAGGCTTTATATGAAGGGCGAAGCCCTATTCCATAGATATGGCTTTTGGGCTGTGCTTATAGGCGAGCCTTACAAACTGGTCTGTTGGCTTGCTGGACTTTTCCATATGCCTTTGCTTACCTTTATAGTGGCAAGCTTGGTAGCAAGGGCTATAAGGATAGGTGTTTTTGTCTTCTTTGGAGACCTTTTGAAAGGTTTTTTGAATTAG
- a CDS encoding MBL fold metallo-hydrolase: MDRIIFLGTAGGRASVFRFLRRSGGFLIELSGNLVHVDPGPGAFVYLHQLGIDPRHIDLVVLSHIHLDHSSDVNAVIESATDGGKLKNVALFAPKSAFEGHERVVLPFIRERLAKEGHLEEGVELSYKSIRVKAVMKHTHHGVETYALLFNDKVLYVSCALYEDKMLKMYPQNVDIMIINTTLYKKTKPIDHLTVEDAERLISNLKPKKVILTHFGYEFLTSHDPKKVAQGLSEKYNLPVIPAEDFMEVHL, translated from the coding sequence TTGGATAGAATAATATTCTTAGGAACTGCAGGCGGTAGAGCCAGTGTCTTTAGGTTTTTAAGAAGGTCTGGTGGTTTTCTAATAGAGCTTTCTGGGAATCTTGTCCATGTGGACCCAGGTCCTGGCGCCTTTGTATACCTCCATCAGCTTGGCATAGACCCGAGGCACATTGACCTTGTAGTCCTTTCCCACATACACTTAGACCACTCTTCCGATGTAAACGCAGTAATTGAATCCGCCACTGATGGTGGAAAATTGAAAAACGTTGCTCTCTTTGCTCCAAAATCCGCCTTTGAAGGCCATGAGAGGGTAGTTCTTCCTTTCATAAGAGAAAGGCTTGCAAAGGAAGGCCATTTGGAAGAAGGCGTGGAGCTATCGTATAAATCCATAAGGGTAAAAGCTGTTATGAAACACACCCATCACGGAGTAGAGACTTACGCTTTACTTTTTAATGATAAGGTCCTTTATGTTTCCTGCGCCCTTTACGAGGATAAAATGCTTAAAATGTACCCGCAAAATGTGGACATTATGATAATAAATACTACTCTATACAAAAAAACAAAGCCTATTGACCACCTTACAGTAGAAGATGCGGAAAGGTTAATAAGCAATTTAAAGCCTAAGAAGGTTATACTTACCCATTTTGGTTATGAATTCCTTACAAGCCATGACCCCAAAAAAGTAGCCCAAGGCCTTTCAGAAAAGTATAATCTACCAGTAATCCCTGCAGAGGACTTTATGGAGGTTCATCTTTAA
- a CDS encoding ferredoxin, translating to MSQWLHNNGRGLKIEVDIDTCTACQLCYERLPEVFVDRGDGLPLVFIKVSISSVLDELLQVAEDCPSNSILVRWIE from the coding sequence ATGTCCCAGTGGCTCCATAATAACGGAAGAGGTTTAAAAATAGAGGTTGACATAGATACCTGCACAGCCTGCCAGCTTTGTTATGAGAGATTGCCGGAGGTTTTTGTGGACAGGGGGGATGGCCTCCCCCTTGTTTTTATTAAAGTATCTATAAGCAGTGTGTTGGATGAACTTTTACAAGTGGCAGAGGATTGCCCAAGCAATTCCATATTAGTACGTTGGATAGAATAA
- a CDS encoding ferredoxin, whose protein sequence is MALRTKVDPDTCTSCELCYDRVPEVYKNRGDGIAEVVSPGPDGWMMVPAELENEVKEVTDECPSGSIITEEV, encoded by the coding sequence ATGGCTTTGAGGACAAAAGTAGACCCAGATACCTGTACCTCATGTGAGCTTTGCTATGATAGGGTTCCAGAGGTTTACAAAAACAGAGGAGATGGTATTGCGGAAGTTGTAAGCCCTGGCCCAGATGGTTGGATGATGGTTCCGGCAGAGTTGGAAAATGAGGTAAAAGAGGTTACTGACGAATGTCCCAGTGGCTCCATAATAACGGAAGAGGTTTAA
- the sucD gene encoding succinate--CoA ligase subunit alpha, whose translation MAILVNKNTKVVVQGITGKEGSFHATQCKAYGTQVVAGVTPGKAGQQVEGIPVFNTVEDAVRETGANCSLIFVPPAFAGDAIVEALDAGIELIVCITEGIPVRDMMMVKDYMKKNYPNAKLIGPNCPGVITPGEAKVGIMPGHIFKRGNVGIVSRSGTLTYEASYQLTQYGLGQSTAVGIGGDPVHGLSHKDVIAMFNEDPETEAILMIGEIGGTAEEEAAEFIKAHVKKPVFAYIAGITAPPGRRMGHAGAIISGGKGTAQAKMQALREAGATVIENPAFIGKTVAEVLGKI comes from the coding sequence ATGGCCATACTGGTGAATAAAAACACAAAGGTGGTAGTGCAAGGCATTACAGGAAAGGAAGGTTCCTTTCACGCTACCCAGTGTAAAGCCTACGGCACCCAAGTGGTGGCAGGAGTGACTCCCGGAAAGGCGGGCCAGCAGGTAGAGGGCATACCAGTTTTCAACACGGTGGAGGATGCAGTAAGGGAAACGGGCGCCAACTGTTCTTTGATCTTTGTCCCACCAGCCTTTGCCGGCGATGCCATAGTGGAGGCTTTGGATGCTGGCATTGAGCTTATTGTCTGCATAACGGAAGGCATACCGGTAAGGGACATGATGATGGTAAAGGACTACATGAAAAAGAACTATCCCAACGCCAAGCTTATAGGTCCCAACTGCCCAGGCGTGATAACTCCCGGTGAGGCTAAGGTGGGCATAATGCCCGGTCATATCTTCAAAAGGGGCAACGTTGGCATAGTCTCAAGGAGTGGAACATTGACCTATGAAGCCTCTTACCAGCTTACCCAGTATGGCCTTGGCCAATCCACCGCCGTAGGCATAGGTGGAGACCCAGTGCATGGTCTTTCTCATAAGGATGTAATAGCCATGTTTAACGAGGACCCAGAAACGGAAGCCATCTTGATGATAGGTGAGATAGGTGGCACTGCAGAAGAGGAGGCGGCAGAGTTTATAAAAGCCCATGTGAAAAAGCCCGTCTTTGCATACATAGCTGGTATAACCGCACCCCCAGGAAGGCGTATGGGTCATGCTGGTGCCATAATAAGCGGAGGAAAGGGAACGGCACAGGCAAAAATGCAGGCCCTAAGAGAGGCTGGTGCAACCGTTATAGAAAACCCTGCCTTTATAGGTAAAACTGTGGCAGAGGTTCTTGGCAAGATATGA